Proteins encoded in a region of the Benincasa hispida cultivar B227 chromosome 2, ASM972705v1, whole genome shotgun sequence genome:
- the LOC120070576 gene encoding pentatricopeptide repeat-containing protein At1g08070, chloroplastic-like has translation MLLKPPKPSILIAQLAQIHTNLLINPKPHILNPLLGSLVNSVSPENGLFLYNQMLRYPSSHNHFTFTYALKACCFLHETQKGLEIHAHLIKSGHLSDIFLQNSLLHFYILDGDVPSASRIFDSIPDPDVISWTSIISGLSKLGFEKEALGKFLSMNVRPNSTTLVTALSACSSLRCLKLGKAIHGLRLRSLNEENVSLDNALLDFYVRCGYLRSAEYLFDEMPKRDVVSWTTMIGGYAQRGLCEEAVRVFQNMVHVGEAIPNEATLINVLSACSSISALHLGQWVHSYINSRHDVIIDGNVGNALINMYVKCGNMEMAILIFKAIEHKDIISWSTIISGLAMNGLGNQAFGLFSLMLVHGISPDDITFLSLLSACSHGGLINQGLMVFEAMKDVYNISPQMRHYACMVDLYGKAGLLDEAEAFIKEMPMEAEGSVWGALLHACQIHGNEKKYEKVKEWLLGSKGVTVGTFALLSNTYASCDRWNDANEVRDTMRSKGLKKMAGCSWIELVDSSNSLG, from the coding sequence ATGCTATTGAAACCTCCAAAACCCTCGATTTTAATTGCTCAATTAGCCCAAATCCACACCAACCTCCTCATAAATCCAAAACCCCACATTCTTAACCCTTTGCTCGGTTCTTTGGTAAACTCCGTCTCCCCTGAAAATGGCCTCTTCCTCTACAACCAAATGCTTCGCTACCCATCTTCCCACAACCATTTCACCTTCACTTACGCCCTCAAAGCCTGTTGTTTCCTCCATGAAACCCAAAAGGGCCTCGAAATCCATGCCCATCTCATCAAATCAGGTCACCTTTCTGACATCTTCCTCCAAAATTCTCTGCTCCATTTCTACATTCTCGATGGGGATGTTCCTTCTGCTTCTCGAATCTTTGATTCCATCCCTGACCCAGATGTTATTTCGTGGACTTCGATCATTTCGGGTCTTTCCAAGCTGGGTTTTGAAAAAGAAGCTCTGGGTAAGTTCTTGTCCATGAATGTGAGGCCTAATTCTACTACTCTTGTTACTGCTTTATCTGCTTGTTCTAGTCTTAGATGTCTCAAGCTTGGGAAAGCTATACATGGGCTTAGATTGAGGAGTTTGAATGAGGAAAATGTTAGTTTGGACAATGCCCTGCTTGATTTTTATGTTAGATGTGGGTATTTGAGGAGTGCAGAGTACCTGTTTGATGAAATGCCTAAAAGAGATGTAGTGTCTTGGACTACGATGATTGGGGGCTATGCACAGAGAGGATTGTGTGAAGAGGCTGTGAGGGTATTTCAAAACATGGTTCATGTGGGAGAGGCTATCCCCAATGAGGCCACTCTAATTAATGTATTGTCTGCATGTTCTTCCATTTCTGCTCTGCATTTAGGTCAATGGGTGCATTCTTATATCAACTCTAGGCATGATGTGATAATTGATGGAAATGTCGGAAATGCTTTGATTAACATGTATGTCAAATGTGGCAACATGGAAATGGCAATTTTGATCTTCAAAGCTATTGAGCACAAGGACATCATATCATGGAGTACAATCATTAGTGGGTTAGCCATGAATGGCTTAGGAAATCAAGCTTTTGGTCTCTTCTCACTCATGTTAGTTCATGGCATTTCACCAGATGACATAACATTTCTTAGCTTGTTATCTGCTTGCAGCCATGGTGGGTTGATCAATCAAGGCTTGATGGTGTTTGAAGCCATGAAAGATGTTTATAATATTTCACCTCAAATGAGGCATTATGCTTGTATGGTGGACTTGTATGGAAAGGCTGGGCTTTTGGATGAAGCAGAGGCATTCATAAAGGAGATGCCTATGGAAGCAGAAGGCTCAGTTTGGGGAGCTTTGCTTCATGCTTGTCAAATTCATGGGAACGAGAAGAAGTATGAGAAAGTTAAGGAATGGCTGCTTGGAAGCAAAGGGGTAACAGTGGGAACTTTTGCTTTGTTATCAAATACTTATGCTAGTTGTGATAGATGGAATGATGCTAATGAAGTTCGAGATACCATGAGAAGTAAAGGGTTGAAGAAAATGGCTGGATGTAGTTGGATTGAATTGGTTGATTCATCGAATTCTTTAGGTTAA